A window of the Candidatus Neomarinimicrobiota bacterium genome harbors these coding sequences:
- a CDS encoding methyltransferase domain-containing protein, whose amino-acid sequence MNLKNPLVLRVHRTRAQAKKTYDKISRFYDYFAGVSEKKHRNQALKLLDIKKGDVVLEIGFGTGHCLMKMAKLVGEDGNVYGIDISSGMLEISKQRLKKAGLLDRVELYCGDALEMPYENNKFDAVFMSFTLELFDTPEIPEILTKIKRVLKPNGRLGVVSMSKENEKSLLLELYEWAHKKFPQYVDCRPIYVKQSINEAGFKIKYREKFKLFGLPVEIVIAVKPSKDIAVT is encoded by the coding sequence ATGAATTTGAAAAACCCTTTGGTATTGCGAGTACATAGAACTAGGGCTCAAGCGAAAAAAACTTATGATAAGATCAGTCGATTTTACGATTATTTTGCCGGAGTTTCTGAGAAAAAACATAGAAATCAAGCATTGAAGTTACTAGACATCAAGAAAGGAGATGTTGTTTTAGAGATTGGTTTTGGTACAGGTCATTGCCTAATGAAAATGGCAAAGTTGGTAGGTGAAGATGGAAATGTTTATGGTATTGATATATCTTCTGGAATGCTGGAAATTAGCAAACAGAGGCTTAAAAAAGCTGGACTTTTGGACAGGGTTGAGCTATACTGTGGAGACGCTTTAGAGATGCCCTACGAGAATAACAAATTTGATGCTGTTTTTATGAGTTTTACCCTCGAACTTTTCGATACGCCTGAGATCCCAGAGATTCTTACTAAAATTAAAAGAGTCTTGAAACCTAACGGTAGACTTGGAGTCGTTAGTATGTCAAAGGAGAATGAAAAGTCACTATTATTGGAGCTATATGAATGGGCACATAAAAAATTCCCTCAATATGTTGACTGTAGACCAATATATGTCAAACAATCAATAAATGAAGCTGGATTCAAGATAAAATACAGAGAAAAATTTAAATTATTTGGATTACCAGTAGAGATTGTCATTGCTGTAAAACCATCTAAAGATATAGCAGTCACCTAG